The Neobacillus sp. OS1-2 genome includes a window with the following:
- a CDS encoding FtsX-like permease family protein — MTLSSIARKNISKNLRQYMIYLNSMIFSIAIYFTFVSLQYNEQLLSSTVTLGKLESAFNAASIILILFAAIFIWYSNAFFTRKRKKEVGLYALFGMSRKKIGQLLFYENIIIGLIALLIGITIGFLFSKLFMMILFKVMGFSLEVSFTISKHALIQTAVVFLLIILITSIHSFRLIYRFSLSELFKAERKGDLVAKGSPLLSALAVVFLGFSYILLVNPDGFFGKSGIRFLVATFFLVLGSYFFINSLVTYFLKLSQKNTSVYFNGSNLLTITNLLYRLKGNVLILTVISLLSSVTLITCITSYSFYYQIDHFSKRDNPYSYMFNMKDDKVNQQIQTLIEENSKGDLVYHLTIDYLTVKPDVSELNRVSDIFQTLLISENAYQEMINLRGMNESDTLDKFEAASFYDGNLDTKSDPFTGKHVKLSSNEKINIVAYKRFSLVNQGEMLFPLVISDELYKELEQEGARKETLYIYKTANEKIAKGLDRKIYEVVNPLRYQENEPIYASFYENYHYGLETYGLLIFIGVFLGLVFLLATGSMIYFKQLIDATVDKDRYKILKKIGIPNREITKSTAQQVGFVFILPLLLAAVNTAVILYVLADFLNMQMQIPFIICLAVYLLIYLGYYWLTTASYIKIIKET, encoded by the coding sequence TACATGATCTATTTAAATTCGATGATCTTTAGTATTGCTATCTATTTTACATTCGTTTCGTTGCAGTATAACGAACAATTACTTTCATCCACTGTAACACTTGGTAAGTTAGAGTCAGCATTTAATGCCGCTTCAATCATATTGATACTCTTTGCTGCCATCTTTATTTGGTATTCCAACGCTTTTTTCACGAGAAAGCGGAAAAAGGAAGTGGGACTGTATGCCCTTTTCGGTATGAGCCGTAAAAAAATAGGCCAATTACTCTTTTATGAAAATATCATTATTGGATTAATCGCCTTACTAATTGGTATAACTATTGGCTTTTTATTTTCAAAGCTGTTTATGATGATCCTATTTAAAGTGATGGGATTTTCATTAGAAGTGTCCTTTACCATTTCGAAGCATGCTTTGATCCAAACGGCAGTAGTCTTTCTACTCATTATTTTGATTACATCAATTCATAGTTTTCGGTTAATCTATCGCTTTTCACTATCAGAACTATTTAAAGCAGAACGAAAAGGGGACCTGGTGGCGAAGGGGTCGCCACTATTAAGCGCTTTGGCCGTTGTTTTCTTAGGATTCTCCTACATCCTATTAGTGAACCCCGACGGATTTTTCGGAAAAAGTGGCATACGATTTCTAGTGGCTACTTTTTTTCTAGTACTAGGTTCCTATTTTTTCATAAATTCTTTAGTGACCTATTTTTTAAAACTATCTCAAAAGAATACTTCGGTTTATTTTAATGGAAGTAACCTACTTACCATTACCAATCTCTTATATCGATTGAAAGGGAATGTTCTCATCTTGACTGTAATCTCCCTGTTGAGCAGTGTAACGCTAATTACATGTATCACATCTTATAGCTTTTACTATCAAATCGATCATTTTTCAAAGCGGGATAACCCTTATAGCTATATGTTTAATATGAAGGATGACAAGGTAAATCAACAAATTCAGACTTTAATCGAGGAAAATTCCAAGGGAGATCTCGTCTACCATTTAACGATAGATTATTTAACTGTAAAACCGGATGTATCGGAATTGAATCGAGTGTCTGATATTTTCCAAACTTTGCTCATCTCAGAAAATGCCTATCAGGAAATGATAAATCTCAGAGGAATGAATGAATCCGATACCTTAGATAAATTTGAAGCAGCATCCTTTTATGATGGGAACCTTGATACTAAATCAGATCCCTTTACGGGAAAACATGTGAAACTTTCATCCAATGAAAAGATTAATATAGTAGCATATAAACGTTTTTCATTAGTAAACCAAGGAGAAATGTTATTCCCACTTGTGATTAGTGATGAATTATATAAGGAGTTAGAGCAAGAGGGGGCACGGAAGGAAACTCTTTATATCTATAAAACAGCAAATGAAAAAATAGCAAAAGGGTTAGACCGAAAGATTTACGAGGTGGTTAACCCGCTAAGATATCAAGAGAATGAGCCAATTTATGCGAGTTTCTATGAAAATTATCATTATGGGCTTGAAACCTACGGACTACTCATCTTTATTGGGGTGTTCCTCGGACTCGTATTCTTGCTCGCAACAGGGAGTATGATTTATTTTAAACAGCTAATCGACGCTACCGTTGATAAGGATCGCTATAAGATTCTTAAGAAGATTGGTATTCCTAACAGAGAGATAACAAAATCGACTGCGCAGCAAGTTGGTTTTGTCTTTATTCTCCCATTACTGCTTGCGGCGGTCAACACAGCAGTTATTTTATATGTCCTTGCTGATTTTCTAAATATGCAAATGCAAATCCCGTTTATCATCTGTTTAGCAGTCTATTTGCTAATTTATCTAGGTTATTACTGGTTAACCACGGCAAGCTATATAAAAATTATCAAGGAGACGTAA
- a CDS encoding sensor histidine kinase, with the protein MKFKHYLSDQKWLLVTAFFILIIISVVVSVDPALHVSLDSLLYLISLSTIMFAVYFIGYYFQKKYQMKKWYQFAIDNLGSFPEANTYEQQVYVQTLNRLSETYLKQIQMSNEAAKEQLEFMTQWFHEIKTPIAVSRLLLETEVESPSLQEEMNRIENYVEQALYFSRLHDFNKDYLIQEIDLEKLIKEIIIAESKTFISKKIKVEMPKINIPILSDKKALTYIIRQLLLNSLKYTKEYGLISLSLHPETKQLVLRDNGIGIPAEDLPRVFEKGYTGKNGRNHQRSTGMGLYLAKKTAEKLGHDLSISSKMGVYTEVIVTFSERDDSYFKM; encoded by the coding sequence ATGAAGTTTAAACATTATCTATCTGATCAAAAATGGCTGCTCGTCACGGCCTTTTTTATCCTAATTATTATTTCAGTTGTAGTTAGCGTAGATCCTGCCTTACACGTCTCACTTGATAGTCTCCTTTACTTGATAAGTTTATCTACGATTATGTTTGCCGTCTATTTCATAGGTTATTATTTTCAAAAAAAATATCAAATGAAAAAATGGTATCAATTTGCAATAGATAATTTAGGCAGCTTCCCTGAAGCGAACACGTATGAACAGCAGGTATACGTTCAAACCTTAAACCGTTTAAGCGAAACCTATTTGAAACAGATTCAGATGAGTAACGAGGCTGCGAAGGAACAGCTTGAATTTATGACCCAGTGGTTTCATGAAATTAAAACACCTATTGCCGTTAGTCGGCTGTTATTAGAAACAGAAGTGGAATCCCCAAGTCTACAAGAGGAAATGAACCGTATTGAGAATTATGTTGAACAAGCACTCTATTTCTCTCGTTTGCATGATTTTAATAAAGATTATCTCATTCAAGAGATTGATCTTGAAAAACTAATCAAGGAAATTATCATTGCCGAATCAAAGACGTTTATTTCTAAAAAGATAAAAGTCGAAATGCCGAAGATAAATATACCTATTTTAAGTGATAAAAAGGCCTTAACCTATATTATTCGCCAGCTTCTGCTCAATTCACTTAAATATACGAAGGAATATGGGTTGATTTCTCTTTCTCTTCATCCTGAGACAAAACAGTTAGTTCTTCGCGATAATGGAATCGGGATTCCGGCAGAGGATCTCCCGCGTGTATTTGAAAAAGGCTATACCGGAAAAAACGGACGTAATCACCAGCGTTCCACTGGAATGGGGCTTTATCTTGCAAAAAAAACGGCTGAGAAATTAGGACACGACCTTTCTATTTCCTCCAAAATGGGTGTTTACACAGAGGTGATCGTAACTTTCTCAGAACGCGATGATTCTTATTTTAAAATGTAA
- a CDS encoding response regulator transcription factor has translation MYKVMIVEDDSKISHIIYEHLKKWKYAPFETNYFEDLERQFLELRPDLVLLDINLPVYDGFYWCNKIRQISKVPIIFISSRTENMDIVMAMNMGGDDFIQKPFSLEVLMAKCNAILRRTYTYQQSENEYLEHNGLILHVNKGRISYHDCELDLTKNEAQILFMLIKKKETIVSREELMQALWESGDFIDDNTLTVNIARLRRKLEEMGLSDFIETKKRQGYTIP, from the coding sequence ATGTATAAAGTAATGATAGTTGAAGACGATTCGAAAATAAGCCATATCATTTATGAACATCTTAAAAAGTGGAAATACGCTCCATTTGAAACGAACTATTTTGAAGACCTCGAACGTCAATTTCTAGAATTGCGGCCTGACCTTGTTTTACTTGATATTAATCTACCAGTCTATGATGGCTTTTATTGGTGTAATAAAATCCGGCAGATCTCAAAGGTTCCAATTATCTTCATTTCTTCCCGAACAGAAAATATGGACATTGTGATGGCGATGAATATGGGCGGAGATGATTTTATTCAAAAGCCCTTCTCTCTTGAAGTGCTAATGGCTAAGTGTAATGCCATTCTCCGAAGAACCTATACCTACCAACAATCGGAAAATGAATATCTTGAGCACAATGGTCTCATCCTACATGTGAATAAAGGAAGAATTTCCTATCATGATTGTGAACTAGATTTAACAAAGAATGAAGCTCAAATCTTATTTATGCTGATAAAAAAGAAAGAAACGATTGTAAGCAGAGAGGAATTGATGCAGGCATTGTGGGAAAGTGGAGATTTTATCGATGATAATACGTTAACAGTGAATATTGCCCGTTTACGGAGGAAATTAGAGGAAATGGGGCTCAGTGATTTTATTGAAACCAAAAAACGGCAAGGATACACCATTCCATGA
- a CDS encoding ABC transporter permease subunit, producing MKSIFRLHNRFILTLVLLAIFVWSLFSIQWNADLFHSGGIPTLLQILEGLVHPDLSPEVITLGFESAWITLAYAVAGMSLAIIYAFIIGILASGVVTSNKTSRLISKVFFRGILGFTRSIHELIWAWLFVAAIGLSPYAAIFALAIPYGGILGRIFADMLNDVSEEPIKALKSVGASKLQTLIYGYLPLIWADMISYTMYRFECAIRSSAIMSFIGLGGLGYQIQLSLQDLKYDRVWAFVLFLIGLVIFVDIWSNFVRKALIDRKKRTGFSAGWRSVCFTLLLTIGSWIFIHIAEDAQLFELLSEKNFDAAKRFFEGLIGLNTDQPAFLDGSSWAAALKLTLETFEMSIMAIGFATIAAFLTVVPAARNIANGHLTGSKKWYDWLLYGLIRISYIFSRSVPELVWAMMIIFIFKPGLLPGAIALALHNFGILGKLWAEVIEDMDPRPIRNLAASGASKIETLFYGILPTVLPRFLTYILYRWEVIMRTTIVVGFVGAGGLGMEFKLAMSFFNYTQITLLLLCYMILVIIADFASESTRRAVR from the coding sequence ATGAAATCAATCTTTCGCTTGCATAATCGGTTTATTCTTACTTTAGTTTTACTTGCTATATTTGTATGGAGTCTCTTTTCTATCCAATGGAATGCGGATTTATTCCATTCCGGTGGAATCCCAACCTTACTTCAAATTTTAGAGGGTCTGGTACATCCTGATTTGTCTCCTGAGGTCATAACACTAGGATTCGAATCAGCATGGATCACTCTTGCATATGCTGTTGCAGGAATGTCTTTAGCCATTATTTATGCCTTTATCATAGGTATTCTCGCATCAGGTGTAGTGACTTCCAATAAAACCTCAAGGTTGATTTCTAAGGTGTTTTTTAGAGGAATACTGGGGTTTACCCGCTCGATTCATGAATTGATATGGGCTTGGCTGTTTGTGGCAGCCATCGGGCTTTCTCCCTATGCAGCCATTTTTGCGCTTGCCATTCCCTATGGCGGCATCCTTGGAAGGATTTTTGCGGATATGCTTAACGATGTCTCGGAAGAGCCAATCAAGGCCCTTAAATCAGTAGGTGCATCGAAACTACAAACCCTTATTTACGGTTATCTTCCACTCATTTGGGCTGATATGATCAGCTATACGATGTACCGCTTTGAATGTGCGATTCGCTCCTCTGCGATTATGAGCTTTATTGGTCTTGGTGGTCTTGGTTATCAAATTCAACTTTCGCTACAGGATCTTAAATATGACCGAGTCTGGGCATTTGTCTTATTTCTTATCGGATTAGTTATTTTTGTTGATATTTGGAGTAATTTTGTTCGCAAAGCCTTGATAGATCGCAAGAAACGAACTGGTTTCAGTGCTGGTTGGAGATCTGTATGTTTCACACTATTACTGACGATTGGATCATGGATCTTTATCCACATTGCTGAAGATGCTCAGCTTTTTGAATTACTATCAGAGAAAAATTTCGATGCGGCAAAAAGGTTTTTTGAAGGTCTTATAGGATTAAATACTGACCAACCGGCATTCCTGGATGGAAGCAGTTGGGCTGCCGCATTAAAACTAACGCTGGAAACGTTCGAAATGAGTATTATGGCGATTGGGTTTGCGACCATCGCAGCATTCCTTACAGTTGTTCCGGCAGCTCGAAATATTGCCAATGGGCATTTAACCGGCTCTAAGAAATGGTACGATTGGCTCCTGTACGGTTTGATTAGGATCTCCTATATCTTTTCAAGATCTGTTCCAGAGCTGGTTTGGGCGATGATGATCATTTTCATTTTTAAACCAGGTCTATTGCCAGGTGCCATTGCACTCGCCCTTCATAATTTCGGGATACTCGGGAAGCTGTGGGCAGAGGTTATTGAAGATATGGATCCTCGCCCGATCCGAAATTTAGCTGCCTCAGGTGCTTCCAAAATAGAAACACTGTTCTACGGCATCCTTCCTACCGTTTTACCCCGATTTCTCACATATATCCTATATCGCTGGGAAGTGATTATGCGAACAACGATTGTCGTGGGCTTTGTTGGTGCAGGAGGTTTGGGAATGGAATTTAAACTGGCTATGAGCTTTTTCAATTACACCCAAATTACGCTTCTCCTCCTATGTTATATGATTCTCGTCATCATCGCCGATTTTGCCTCGGAAAGTACGAGAAGAGCAGTACGATAA
- a CDS encoding phosphonate ABC transporter ATP-binding protein: MSSKIMIEANNLTKEFERKIALSSLSFTIKQGELVALIGPSGAGKTTLLNSIAGLIPLSSGELLVDGKSLSAHKKGKSFAKKVGVIRQQFDLIGPLAVIHNVLAGKLSEWGTMKSLFSLLVPQEKDLAIKALERVGLHGKAYEITSTLSGGEQQRVAMARLMVQKPEIILADEPVASLDPARADDILQMLTKIVTEEKETLITSLHSVEYARKYFTRIISMKNGEIFFDLPTEKVTDDLLAELYHLNSGVRV, from the coding sequence ATGTCTTCAAAAATCATGATTGAAGCGAACAATTTAACAAAGGAATTTGAGCGGAAGATAGCCCTATCTTCCCTTTCTTTTACGATTAAACAAGGGGAATTAGTGGCCTTGATTGGACCCAGCGGCGCCGGTAAAACGACGCTGCTTAATTCGATTGCTGGTCTTATCCCACTGTCCAGTGGGGAACTTTTAGTGGATGGCAAGTCACTCTCTGCCCATAAAAAAGGGAAATCTTTTGCCAAAAAAGTCGGTGTCATCCGTCAGCAATTTGATTTAATTGGACCGCTTGCCGTCATCCATAATGTGTTAGCCGGGAAACTTTCAGAATGGGGCACGATGAAATCACTCTTTTCCTTACTTGTCCCTCAGGAAAAAGATTTGGCTATAAAAGCTTTAGAGCGGGTGGGACTTCACGGTAAAGCGTATGAAATTACCTCTACCCTATCTGGTGGCGAGCAGCAACGGGTTGCGATGGCAAGATTAATGGTGCAAAAACCTGAAATCATTTTAGCAGATGAACCGGTAGCCTCACTTGACCCTGCACGTGCAGATGATATTCTTCAGATGCTAACGAAAATCGTTACCGAAGAAAAGGAAACGTTAATCACCAGCTTGCATTCTGTTGAATATGCCAGAAAATATTTTACGCGGATTATCTCTATGAAAAATGGTGAAATATTCTTTGACCTTCCGACTGAAAAAGTAACAGATGATCTATTAGCTGAACTTTATCACCTTAACAGTGGTGTTAGAGTATGA
- a CDS encoding putative selenate ABC transporter substrate-binding protein — MKKWFSILILTMLVFSLAACGSQKDDNVNEGKKETKTNEVFKIGAIPDQNAADLDKGMTAVAKYLSEKTGLKVEFVPSVDYAALVTGFQRGEIHMAWFGGLTSVQARNLVPDAESIVQRPRDAEFHSVFITQTSENFTKLQDIKGKSFTFGSESSTSGHLMPRYFLTEAGINPEQDFDGKPDYSGSHDATYKLVEAGTFKAGALNEAVWESAVKEGKVDTNKVKVFYTTPAYFDYNWTINSNVEDVFGKGTKKKVKEALLSITGEQKDIADLFQTDSFVETKNDNYKKIEKVARELKIIK, encoded by the coding sequence GTGAAAAAGTGGTTTTCTATTCTTATTCTTACAATGCTTGTATTTTCATTAGCTGCATGTGGCAGCCAAAAAGATGATAATGTGAATGAAGGAAAAAAAGAAACAAAGACAAATGAAGTATTTAAAATTGGGGCGATCCCTGACCAGAACGCCGCTGATCTCGATAAAGGAATGACAGCAGTCGCTAAATACCTTAGTGAAAAGACGGGATTAAAGGTCGAATTTGTACCATCAGTTGATTATGCAGCGCTTGTAACGGGATTTCAACGCGGTGAAATACATATGGCCTGGTTTGGAGGCTTAACAAGTGTGCAAGCTAGAAATCTAGTTCCAGATGCAGAATCCATCGTTCAGCGACCACGTGACGCCGAGTTTCACTCTGTTTTTATTACTCAGACATCGGAAAACTTCACAAAGCTGCAAGATATTAAAGGAAAATCGTTCACATTTGGCAGCGAAAGTTCAACATCCGGTCATTTAATGCCACGTTATTTTCTTACAGAAGCAGGGATTAATCCAGAGCAAGACTTTGACGGCAAACCGGATTACTCCGGTTCCCATGACGCAACCTATAAATTAGTGGAAGCGGGTACCTTCAAAGCCGGTGCGTTAAACGAAGCTGTTTGGGAATCCGCCGTTAAAGAAGGAAAAGTCGATACCAATAAAGTAAAAGTCTTTTACACAACCCCAGCGTATTTCGATTATAACTGGACGATTAATAGCAATGTGGAAGACGTCTTTGGTAAGGGTACAAAGAAAAAGGTCAAAGAAGCCCTTCTTTCCATTACTGGTGAGCAAAAAGATATTGCTGATTTATTCCAAACAGACAGCTTTGTTGAAACAAAAAATGATAATTACAAGAAAATAGAAAAAGTAGCACGAGAATTAAAGATTATTAAGTAG
- a CDS encoding spore germination protein, producing MAINRDGVTIGTISGGIVNFGGAVYISPISITRTTTGAGEENKGAGTATNSTTQTSISSILDVISRSLR from the coding sequence ATGGCGATCAATCGAGATGGCGTCACGATTGGTACGATTTCTGGTGGTATTGTCAACTTTGGAGGCGCTGTTTATATTTCTCCTATATCAATAACACGAACGACCACTGGTGCGGGTGAGGAAAATAAAGGGGCCGGGACAGCCACAAATTCTACAACGCAAACAAGTATATCCAGTATATTAGACGTAATCAGCCGGAGCTTACGATAG
- a CDS encoding nucleobase:cation symporter-2 family protein: protein MKQNPLKTASLGIQHVLAMYAGAVIVPLIIGGALGLSSKQLAYLVSLDILTSGIATLLQVWQNRYFGIGLPIVLGCTFTAVGPIIAIGGQYGLSAIYGSILVSGIIVMLIATFFGKLIRFFPPVVTGSVVTIIGTTLIPVAMNNVAGGQGSPDFGSISNIALAFGTLLFIIILYRFFKGFIRAISILLGLVAGTAVAFFMGKVNFSAVGEASWFHMVTPFHFATPSFELAPIITMTLVAIVSLVESSGVYFALSDITGRKLTEKDLVKGYRSEGLASVIGAVFNSFPYTTYSQNVGLVQFSGVKDKKVIYTAAGILIFLGFVPKIAALTTVIPTSVLGGAMVAMFGMVIASGIKMLSKVDFSSQENLLIIACSVGVGLGVTTVPDLFAQLPESIKILTNSGIVAGSLTAIFLNIVFNVAKPLKQSQSSQELKAS from the coding sequence ATGAAACAAAATCCTTTGAAAACCGCTTCTTTAGGGATTCAGCATGTATTAGCGATGTATGCTGGAGCCGTGATTGTCCCTCTTATCATCGGTGGTGCACTTGGTCTTTCTAGTAAACAATTAGCCTATTTAGTTTCACTTGATATTCTGACAAGTGGAATCGCCACATTGCTTCAAGTGTGGCAAAATCGTTATTTCGGTATTGGACTGCCGATCGTGCTGGGCTGTACGTTTACCGCTGTGGGGCCAATTATTGCCATTGGCGGACAGTATGGTCTTTCCGCTATCTACGGATCGATATTGGTTTCAGGTATTATTGTTATGCTCATTGCGACCTTTTTTGGAAAGCTGATCCGCTTCTTTCCGCCAGTTGTTACCGGTTCTGTTGTCACGATCATTGGAACAACATTGATTCCAGTTGCTATGAATAACGTGGCTGGCGGTCAAGGTAGCCCTGACTTCGGGTCAATTTCCAATATCGCTCTTGCGTTTGGTACGTTGCTATTTATTATTATTCTTTACCGATTTTTTAAAGGTTTTATTCGCGCTATTTCTATTCTTTTAGGATTAGTGGCTGGAACAGCTGTAGCTTTCTTTATGGGGAAAGTAAACTTTTCTGCCGTCGGTGAGGCTTCGTGGTTCCATATGGTAACCCCTTTCCATTTCGCTACACCATCATTTGAATTAGCTCCGATCATTACCATGACCCTTGTGGCGATTGTGAGTCTTGTAGAATCATCCGGTGTCTATTTTGCTTTAAGTGATATTACTGGCAGGAAGCTTACGGAGAAAGATTTGGTCAAAGGCTATCGTTCTGAAGGTTTAGCTAGTGTCATCGGGGCCGTATTCAATTCATTCCCCTATACCACCTATTCGCAAAATGTCGGCCTTGTCCAGTTTTCAGGTGTGAAAGACAAAAAAGTCATTTATACAGCTGCTGGAATCTTAATTTTCCTTGGATTTGTTCCAAAAATTGCTGCCTTAACCACGGTGATTCCTACCTCCGTACTCGGGGGTGCAATGGTAGCCATGTTTGGGATGGTAATTGCTTCTGGAATAAAAATGCTCAGCAAGGTTGATTTTTCTTCTCAAGAGAATCTCTTGATCATTGCTTGCTCTGTTGGTGTTGGGTTAGGAGTTACCACCGTTCCTGATTTATTTGCCCAGTTACCGGAAAGTATTAAAATCTTAACAAATAGCGGGATAGTCGCTGGTAGTTTAACAGCCATTTTCCTAAATATCGTTTTCAATGTCGCAAAACCGTTGAAGCAAAGCCAGTCTTCTCAAGAACTAAAGGCATCGTAA
- a CDS encoding xanthine phosphoribosyltransferase yields the protein MNFLEERIKKDGKVLSEHVLKVDSFLNHQVDPNLMLEIGKEFTVRFANEGITKIVTIESSGIAPAVMAGLFLKVPVVFARKRKSLTLNEDLLTASVHSFTKNETNEISISKKYVNKEDRVLIIDDFLANGQAALGLVEIVQHSGAEVSGIGIVIEKSFQHGAQKLKEMGLRVESIARIASLENGEVTFINEKVEELV from the coding sequence ATGAACTTTTTAGAAGAAAGAATTAAAAAGGACGGAAAAGTCCTCTCCGAACACGTTTTAAAGGTCGATTCATTTTTAAATCACCAAGTTGATCCCAACTTAATGCTCGAAATTGGGAAAGAGTTCACGGTACGATTTGCGAATGAAGGAATTACGAAAATTGTGACGATTGAATCTTCAGGGATTGCCCCCGCGGTAATGGCTGGATTATTTTTAAAAGTACCAGTTGTATTTGCTAGAAAAAGAAAATCTTTAACACTAAATGAGGATTTACTGACAGCAAGTGTTCATTCTTTTACCAAGAATGAAACAAACGAGATCTCGATTTCAAAAAAATATGTAAATAAAGAGGATCGGGTGCTGATCATTGATGATTTCCTTGCAAATGGACAAGCTGCTCTGGGCTTAGTGGAAATCGTTCAACATAGTGGTGCAGAGGTTAGCGGGATTGGTATTGTGATTGAAAAGTCTTTTCAGCATGGGGCGCAAAAGTTGAAGGAAATGGGCCTTAGAGTTGAATCCATAGCACGAATTGCTTCTTTAGAAAATGGCGAAGTCACCTTTATTAATGAGAAAGTGGAGGAATTAGTCTAA
- a CDS encoding class I adenylate-forming enzyme family protein, which yields MNMVEKTRPYWPAQLPAELSYLQGEKTLVAYLEHHGKTNPSAIAYIFYGAEITWGTLLENVNRFSRYLGAKGVKKGSCVALYLQNCPQYIIAHFAIQKLGGVVVPLNPMFKENELAYYLEEAPIEGIIAGSEGYPHVKKAIEKTRPLSFIVTTTYEAFLPEQTNWKFPEEFLFPKQTFPDTDDFHEILQSELPYEKNEALDLWNDVGLMVFTSGTTGRPKGALLTYGNALFKTAATVQANGMSDQEILMASAPLCHIAGMVMGLNTPVYTGRPCVLFTRFDPIATVAAIETYAVSFWYSIAPMNWSILQLPGIAEKNLSSLKTNLATSFGVQVTKELAESWRSVTKGCALYEASYGLSETHTCDTFMPQEQIKFGSCGIPIYETAIRIVDHETGREQPAGKHGEIVVKSPGVFKGYLNRPEATAETLKDGWVHTGDIGYLDEDGYLYFLGRVKEMIKSSGYSIFPEDVEALLNLHPAIRQSAVIGVPDPIKGEVIKAFVVLHDGQRDNLTAADLIQWAKETMAAYKYPRYVEIIDQLPATSSGKVLRKLLKEE from the coding sequence ATGAACATGGTAGAAAAAACTCGACCTTATTGGCCGGCCCAGTTACCAGCTGAACTATCATATTTACAAGGTGAAAAAACGCTTGTGGCTTACCTTGAACACCATGGGAAAACGAATCCATCTGCTATAGCCTATATTTTTTATGGTGCCGAAATCACATGGGGGACCCTCCTCGAAAACGTAAATCGTTTTTCCCGATATTTAGGAGCTAAGGGAGTAAAGAAGGGCAGTTGTGTGGCCCTTTATTTACAAAACTGTCCCCAGTATATCATTGCTCACTTTGCGATTCAGAAACTTGGCGGGGTGGTGGTTCCATTAAATCCGATGTTTAAAGAAAATGAGTTAGCCTATTATTTAGAAGAAGCGCCTATCGAAGGAATCATTGCTGGTTCCGAAGGATATCCTCACGTAAAAAAAGCAATTGAGAAAACCCGCCCTTTATCATTTATTGTCACAACCACCTACGAAGCTTTTCTCCCTGAACAAACAAATTGGAAGTTCCCTGAAGAATTTCTTTTTCCAAAACAAACATTCCCTGATACTGATGATTTCCACGAGATTCTCCAAAGCGAATTACCTTACGAAAAAAATGAAGCTCTGGATTTATGGAATGACGTTGGATTAATGGTTTTTACATCAGGAACAACCGGCCGTCCGAAAGGAGCCTTGCTGACTTACGGAAATGCCTTATTTAAAACAGCTGCGACAGTCCAGGCAAATGGGATGAGTGACCAAGAAATACTCATGGCTAGCGCTCCTTTATGCCATATTGCCGGAATGGTGATGGGTTTAAACACGCCTGTTTATACTGGCAGACCCTGTGTGTTGTTCACACGCTTTGACCCCATTGCAACAGTAGCAGCTATTGAGACTTATGCTGTAAGTTTTTGGTACAGCATCGCCCCGATGAATTGGTCGATTTTACAATTACCTGGGATTGCTGAGAAAAATTTATCCAGCTTGAAAACCAATTTGGCTACAAGCTTTGGTGTTCAGGTAACAAAAGAACTGGCAGAAAGTTGGAGGTCTGTTACGAAGGGGTGCGCTCTTTATGAAGCATCGTACGGGTTAAGTGAAACCCATACCTGTGATACCTTCATGCCACAGGAGCAAATTAAATTTGGCTCCTGTGGAATCCCTATCTATGAAACGGCAATCCGGATTGTTGATCATGAGACAGGAAGAGAGCAGCCGGCAGGGAAACATGGGGAAATTGTTGTTAAAAGCCCTGGCGTTTTTAAAGGTTATCTAAACCGACCGGAAGCCACAGCAGAGACCTTAAAGGATGGCTGGGTTCATACCGGTGATATCGGGTACCTTGACGAAGATGGCTATTTATATTTCCTTGGCAGGGTGAAAGAAATGATTAAAAGCTCCGGTTATAGTATTTTTCCTGAGGATGTAGAGGCGCTTTTAAATCTTCACCCGGCGATTCGGCAATCTGCTGTCATTGGTGTTCCCGACCCAATCAAAGGTGAGGTAATTAAAGCATTTGTTGTCTTGCATGATGGGCAAAGGGACAATTTAACAGCCGCGGATCTTATCCAATGGGCAAAGGAGACAATGGCTGCCTATAAATATCCACGATATGTCGAAATCATTGATCAGCTTCCGGCTACATCATCTGGAAAAGTGCTGAGGAAATTATTAAAAGAAGAATAG